Proteins found in one Hyla sarda isolate aHylSar1 chromosome 7, aHylSar1.hap1, whole genome shotgun sequence genomic segment:
- the LOC130281911 gene encoding uncharacterized protein LOC130281911 isoform X2 — translation MTSCHLDNDCCCCLPTTVSWTERTDVYRIPKMEATGGRGDGEKERGEKRKREEENKEKEESRAKREEESGEKREEESEEKKERGEKREEESEEVEKREEERKKEKESEEVKRAKKRRKEVEESKEEDKTREESKREEESEEVEKREEERKKEEESKEEEKREEERKKEEEREEVKRVKKRKREEEKKKRRAEDARVLEDEEPRPGTSQAPGTSHPKFNIKHLTVHQVLGRGSFGVPEEDHDRRTGLRYWRHQGSGESWRKS, via the coding sequence ATGACATCGTGTCACCTGGACAACgactgttgttgttgtttacccACAACTGTCAGTTGGACTGAGCGGACGGACGTCTACAGGATCCCAAAGATGGAGGCTACTGGAGGAAGAGGAGATGGTGAgaaggagagaggagagaagaggaagagggaagaggaaaacaaggagaaggaggagagcagagcgaagagggaagaggagagtggagagaagagagaagaggagagcgaagagaagaaggagagaggagagaagagggaagaggagagcgaggaggtggagaagagagaagaggagaggaagaaggaaaaagagagcgaggaggtgaagagagcaaagaagaggaggaaagaaGTAGAGGAGAGCAAGGAGGAAGACAAGACACGAGAGGAGAGCAAGAGGGAAGAGGAGAGTGAGGAGGTggagaagagagaagaggagaggaagaaggaagaggagagcaaagaggaggagaagagagaagaggagaggaagaaggaagaGGAGCGCGAGGAGGTGAAGAGAGtaaagaagaggaagagagaagaggagaaaaagaagaggagagcAGAGGATGCCAGAGTAttggaggatgaggagccaaGACCAGGAACCAGTCAGGCCCCCGGAACATCCCACCCCAAATTTAACATCAAACACCTCACCGTCCATCAGGTTTTGGGTAGAGGCAGCTTTGGAGTG
- the LOC130281911 gene encoding uncharacterized protein LOC130281911 isoform X3, translating into MTSCHLDNDCCCCLPTTVSWTERTDVYRIPKMEATGGRGDGEKERGEKRKREEENKEKEESRAKREEESGEKREEESEEKKERGEKREEESEEVEKREEERKKEKESEEVKRAKKRRKEVEESKEEDKTREESKREEESEEVEKREEERKKEEESKEEEKREEERKKEEEREEVKRVKKRKREEEKKKRRAEDARVLEDEEPRPGTSQAPGTSHPKFNIKHLTVHQVLGRGSFGVKCSFIFPMQ; encoded by the coding sequence ATGACATCGTGTCACCTGGACAACgactgttgttgttgtttacccACAACTGTCAGTTGGACTGAGCGGACGGACGTCTACAGGATCCCAAAGATGGAGGCTACTGGAGGAAGAGGAGATGGTGAgaaggagagaggagagaagaggaagagggaagaggaaaacaaggagaaggaggagagcagagcgaagagggaagaggagagtggagagaagagagaagaggagagcgaagagaagaaggagagaggagagaagagggaagaggagagcgaggaggtggagaagagagaagaggagaggaagaaggaaaaagagagcgaggaggtgaagagagcaaagaagaggaggaaagaaGTAGAGGAGAGCAAGGAGGAAGACAAGACACGAGAGGAGAGCAAGAGGGAAGAGGAGAGTGAGGAGGTggagaagagagaagaggagaggaagaaggaagaggagagcaaagaggaggagaagagagaagaggagaggaagaaggaagaGGAGCGCGAGGAGGTGAAGAGAGtaaagaagaggaagagagaagaggagaaaaagaagaggagagcAGAGGATGCCAGAGTAttggaggatgaggagccaaGACCAGGAACCAGTCAGGCCCCCGGAACATCCCACCCCAAATTTAACATCAAACACCTCACCGTCCATCAGGTTTTGGGTAGAGGCAGCTTTGGAGTG